From a single Brassica napus cultivar Da-Ae chromosome C9, Da-Ae, whole genome shotgun sequence genomic region:
- the BNAC09G13600D gene encoding O-fucosyltransferase 15, translated as MSQERPAEEKPETCDVRVQDRIQGTATPVQSPTRLGPTRFSELAGEKLRDTGSDFIGSIWCWINGDPNRNLKNPVKRGKRKRIRTAKTAVGVIALVGFFIFVNWFMLSQLHEGRAWLRRGFSKNRNPKPNPKSNPDLSPSTKRVSVKVSASVQHVAKKKMGKPKKQYNGTYGRLLAYAAHALAEGQNKIEPKELWREPKDQALAWKPCADQRSWKPNDGKNGYIMVTANGGINQQRVAVCNIVVVARLLNATLVVPKFMFSDVWTDSSQFEDIYQVEHFIKYLSPDIRIVKNLPKELQSLDLEAIGSLVTDIDVMKEAKPGFYMKHILPLLLKNRVVHFFGFGNRLAFDPIPFQLQRLRCRCNFHALNFVPKIQETGAILVRRLRDSGSHLAPVDPYLVGPKYASFILDKKAGPLHKASKYLAVHLRFEIDMVAHSLCYFGGGDAEKTELSAYREKHFPTLANLTKTKKMPSPEDLRTEGLCPLSPEEAVLMLAGLGFNRKTRVFVAGANIYGGAKRLAALTSLYPNLVTKENVLSETELEPFKNHSSQLAVLDFIACAASDAFAMTDSGSQLSSLVSGYRIYYGAGKMPTIRPNKRRFSDILLKNNTIEWKVFEQRVRKNVRQTKHVLVRPTGRSVYRYPRCKECMCNED; from the exons ATGTCTCAAGAGAGACCTGCTGAAGAAAAACCAGAGACTTGCGATGTTCGAGTCCAAGATCGGATCCAAGGAACAGCTACGCCGGTTCAATCACCGACCCGACTCGGCCCAACCCGGTTCTCTGAATTAGCTGGAGAGAAGCTTCGGGATACCGGGTCAGATTTCATCGGATCGATTTGGTGTTGGATCAACGGCGACCCGAACCGGAATCTGAAAAATCCGGTTAAGAGagggaagaggaagagaatcaGAACGGCGAAAACCGCCGTGGGAGTAATCGCTCTTGtgggtttcttcatttttgttaatTGGTTTATGCTCTCTCAGCTCCATGAAGGTCGAGCTTGGCTTCGAAGAGGATTCTCAAAGAATCGAAATCCTAAACCGAATCCAAAATCAAACCCGGATCTGAGCCCGAGTACAAAACGGGTATCTGTTAAAGTGTCGGCGTCGGTACAG CATGTAGCGAAGAAAAAGATGGGGAAACCAAAGAAGCAATACAATGGAACATATGGTAGATTGTTGGCTTATGCTGCTCATGCTTTAGCTGAG GGACAAAACAAAATAGAGCCAAAAGAGTTGTGGCGAGAACCAAAGGACCAAGCTTTGGCTTGGAAGCCTTGCGCTGATCAACGTTCTTGGAAGCCCAACG ATGGGAAGAATGGATATATAATGGTAACTGCAAATGGTGGGATCAATCAACAGAGAGTTGCT GTTTGTaacattgttgttgttgctcgGTTACTCAACGCCACACTCGTTGTTCCCAAGTTTATGTTCAGCGATGTCTGGACCGATTCAAG TCAGTTTGAAGATATCTACCAGGTGGAACATTTCATAAAGTATCTCTCTCCCGATATACGGATAGTAAAGAACCTACCAAAAGAGCTTCAGTCTCTAGACCTTGAGGCCATTGGCAGCCTC GTCACGGATATAGATGTCATGAAAGAAGCCAAGCCCGGATTCTACATGAAGCACATTCTCCCTCTTCTTCTCAAGAACAGAGTCGTCCACTTCTTTGGATTTGGAAACCGTTTGGCCTTTGACCCTATACCATTTCAGTTACAG AGGCTGCGGTGTAGATGCAACTTTCATGCGTTAAACTTCGTTCCAAAGATACAAGAAACCGGAGCCATTCTTGTAAGGAGGTTACGCGACAGCGGTTCACACCTAGCACCCGTTGACCCGTATCTTGTCGGTCCAAAATATGCATCCTTCATATTGGACAAGAAGGCCGGTCCTCTCCATAAGGCCTCTAAGTATCTAGCAGTCCATCTCCGGTTCGAAATCGATATGGTGGCTCATTCTCTTTGTTACTTCGGTGGAGGCGATGCTGAGAAGACAGAGCTATCAGCTTACCGAGAAAAGCATTTCCCAACGCTTGCAAATCTTACAAAGACCAAAAA AATGCCGTCTCCTGAAGATTTGAGGACGGAAGGGCTTTGCCCGTTATCACCTGAAGAAGCTGTGCTCATGCTTGCTGGTCTCGGTTTCAACCGCAAGACTCGTGTGTTCGTGGCTGGCGCGAATATATACGGTGGGGCGAAACGGTTAGCAGCTTTAACTAGTCTTTACCCGAACCTTGTCACCAAAGAGAATGTACTCTCGGAAACAGAGCTAGAGCCTTTCAAGAACCACTCTTCTCAg CTAGCGGTTCTTGATTTCATTGCTTGCGCTGCGTCAGACGCCTTTGCAATGACGGATTCAGGGAGTCAGTTGTCGTCTTTGGTGTCGGGTTATAGGATTTATTACGGAGCAGGGAAGATGCCGACGATCAGACCGAACAAAAGGAGATTCTCGGACATACTGTTGAAGAACAATACCATAGAGTGGAAAGTGTTCGAGCAGAGAGTGAGAAAGAACGTTAGGCAAACCAAACATGTATTGGTTAGACCAACGGGACGCAGCGTTTACCGTTATCCAAGATGTAAAGAATGTATGTGTAATGAAGATTGA
- the LOC106444191 gene encoding homeobox protein SHOOT MERISTEMLESS (The RefSeq protein has 4 substitutions compared to this genomic sequence), with product MESGSNSTSCPMAFAGDNSDGPMCSMMMMMMPVITSHQQHHGHDQQHQHQQQHDGYAYQSHHQHSSLLFLQSLTPPSQEAKNKVRSSCSPSSGAPAYSFMEINHQNELLAGGLNPCSSASVKAKIMGHPHYHRLLLTYVNCQKVGAPPEVQARLEETCSSAAAAAASMGPTGSLGEDPGLDQFMEAYCEMLVKYEQELSKPFKEAMVFLQHVECQFKSLSLSSPSSFSGYGEAAIERNNNGSSEEEVDMNNEFVDPQAEDRELKGQLLRKYSGYLGSLKQEFMKKRKKGELPKEARQQLLDWWSRHYKWPYPSEQQKLALAESTGLDQKQINNWFINQRKRHWKPSEDMQFVVMDATHPHHYFMDNVMGNPFPIDHISSTML from the exons atggagagtggtTCCAACAGCACTTCTTGTCCAATGGCTTTTGCCGGGGATAATAGTGATGGTCCGATGTGTcctatgatgatgatgatgatgcccGTCATAACATCACATCAACAACATCATGGTCATGATCAACAACATcaacatcaacaacaacatgaTGGTTATGCATATCAGTCACACCACCAACATAGTAGCCTCCTTTTTCTTCAATCACTAACTCCTCCGTCTCAAGAAGCGAAGAACAAAGTTAGATCTTCTTGTTCTCCTTCCTCTGGTGCTCCTGCTTATTCTTTCATGGAGATCAATCACCAAAACGAACTCCTCGCAGGAGGACTCAATCCCTGTTCTTCAGCCTCTGTCAAGGCCAAAATCATGGGTCATCCTCACTACCACCGCCTCTTGCTCGCCTATGTCAATTGCCAGAAG GTGGGAGCTCCACCGGAAGTGCAGGCGAGGCTGGAAGAAACATGCTCGTCTGCGGTTGCCGCCGCAGCGTCGATGGGACCCACAGGTTCTTTAGGTGAAGATCCAGGGCTTGATCAGTTCATGGAAGCGTACTGTGAAATGCTCGTTAAGTACGAGCAAGAACTCTCTAAACCTTTTAAAGAAGCTATGGTCTTCCTTCAACACGTCGAGTGTCAATTCaaatccctctctctctcctcgccgtccTCCTTCTCTg GTTATGGAGAGGCAGCTATTGAGAGAAACAACAATGGGTCATCTGAGGAAGAAGTCGATATGAACAATGAATTTGTAGATCCGCAGGCAGAAGATAGGGAGCTTAAAGGACAGCTCTTGCGCAAGTACAGTGGTTACTTAGGCAGTCTGAAGCAAGAGTtcatgaagaagaggaagaaaggaAAGCTTCCTAAAGAAGCTCGCCAGCAACTACTTGACTGGTGGAGCCGACACTACAAATGGCCTTACCCTTCG GAGCAGCAAAAGCTAGCACTAGCGGAATCAACTGGGCTGGACCAGAAACAGATAAACAACTGGTTCATAAACCAGAGGAAAAGGCATTGGAAACCGTCGGAGGATATGCAGTTTGTAGTAATGGACGCAACACATCCTcaccattactttatggacaaTGTCATGGGAAATCCTTTCCCCATTGATCACATCTCCTCGACCATGCTTTGA